Proteins from a single region of Parambassis ranga chromosome 18, fParRan2.1, whole genome shotgun sequence:
- the LOC114450726 gene encoding chromatin complexes subunit BAP18-like isoform X2: MTSASTKVGEIFSAAGAAFTKLGELTMQLHPVADSSPAGQTKSTMKRKLYEDSTLSTSCDGPKKVIKKATTVVARVTQDTPAAMSVSTAQVVVTSALQGPSSQPLLKKQKTADVTLSALNDSDVNSDLVDIEGLGEGSNSKKLNFDQDTLNLDSSLIMNPSDLPLLSR; the protein is encoded by the exons ATGACCTCAGCTTCCACCAAA GTTGGGGAAATCTTCTCTGCAGCTGGCGCTGCTTTCACCAAACTGGGAGAACTGACCATGCAGCTTCACCCAGTGGCAGACTCCAGTCCTGCagg TCAAACAAAGAGCACAATGAAGAGAAAGCTGTATGAAGACAGCACTCTGTCCACCTCCTGTGATGGCCCCAAAAAGGTCATCAAGAAAGCCACCACTGTTGTTGCCAGGGTGACACAGGACACTCCAGCTGCCATGTCAGTGTCCACGGCACAGGTGGTGGTGACATCAGCACTGCAGGGTCCCTCAAGCCAGCCCCTCCTGAAGAAACAAAAGACTGCAG ATGTAACCCTCAGCGCTCTGAATGATTCAGATGTCAACAGTGATCTTGTGGACATCGAGGGACTTGGTGAGGGATCCAACTCAAAAAAACTAAACTTTGATCAAG ATACCCTCAACCTGGACTCCAGCCTCATCATGAACCCAAGTgacctccctcttctctctcgcTGA
- the LOC114451085 gene encoding P2Y purinoceptor 3 → MPSRGGVPPNVSVAVFHDILMSYLPSPSATPPSPSCSIDESYKYIFLPICYSFTCIFSISLNSVVLYRSFRRTKRWNASLIYMVNLATTDFMYGLSLPFLVASYIMRDRWVFGDFMCRMVRFLFYFNLYCSIFFLTCISVHRYLGICHPMKVITLETKRSVKYTCVLVWIVVFALTCPIFRFAQTGYVTRLAGLWSNASASIDRRIDISSVNGNGSYGGRITEEYQNCWDDAIDKEIPDYVPYGITLHLVGFFVPFSIIAWCYSHVVLTIFRTLHSRPSSHKSQRDRGHEDLEQRQRSHSAVGGQETIGSNGLLRATGRDEGVSIFLGAHSPYANRRRKSIKTIVTITLLFALCFFPFHVTRTIFFLLKVTKRVPCHTMTTVSMCYKITRPLASFNAWLNALLYFLTKDKGGTHCCQAEDTTTQQHGGLLLPLRMMEKEGSREGLKKDRMENKRLFHSTSHMNRAKVRYIVE, encoded by the coding sequence ATGCCATCCAGAGGTGGAGTTCCTCCAAATGTCAGTGTGGCCGTATTCCACGACATCCTCATGTCCTACCTACCCTCTCCCTCTGCCACTCCTCCATCACCATCCTGCAGCATAGATGAGTCTTACAAGTACATCTTCTTGCCCATTTGTTACTCATTCACATGTATCTTTAGTATATCCCTTAACTCTGTGGTCCTCTACCGTTCTTTCCGTCGGACCAAGCGCTGGAATGCCTCTCTGATATACATGGTCAACCTGGCTACTACAGACTTTATGTATGGCCTGTCTCTGCCATTTCTGGTGGCTAGTTACATCATGCGTGACCGCTGGGTCTTTGGAGACTTCATGTGTCGGATGGTCCGTTTCCTCTTCTACTTTAACCTCTActgctccatcttcttcctcactTGCATCTCTGTCCACCGCTACCTTGGCATCTGCCACCCAATGAAAGTGATCACACTGGAGACCAAGAGGTCTGTCAAGTACACCTGTGTCTTGGTTTGGATTGTAGTATTTGCTTTAACCTGCCCTATATTCCGGTTTGCTCAGACTGGTTATGTGACAAGATTGGCAGGGCTTTGGAGCAATGCAAGTGCAAGCATAGATCGAAGAATTGATATATCGTCCGTAAATGGTAATGGTAGCTATGGTGGGAGGATAACTGAGGAGTATCAAAATTGCTGGGATGATGCCATTGATAAGGAAATTCCTGATTATGTACCCTATGGCATCACACTTCATTTGGTGGgcttttttgtgcctttttcCATAATTGCATGGTGTTATTCTCACGTTGTTCTGACAATATTTAGGACTCTGCATTCTCGGCCCTCATCCCACAAAAGTCAGCGAGACAGAGGGCATGAGGACTTAGAGCAAAGACAAAGGAGTCATTCTGCAGTAGGTGGACAAGAAACAATAGGAAGCAATGGACTGTTGAGGGCAACAGGAAGAGATGAAGGGGTTTCCATATTCCTTGGTGCTCACTCCCCTTATGCCAATCGCAGACGTAAATCTATCAAGACAATCGTCACCATCACCCTGCTGTttgctctttgtttctttccCTTCCATGTTACCAGAACCATCTTCTTCCTGCTAAAAGTGACTAAGAGAGTCCCCTGCCATACTATGACCACAGTCTCCATGTGCTACAAGATTACTAGGCCTCTAGCTTCATTTAATGCATGGCTCAATGCTCTACTTTACTTTCTAACCAAAGACAAGGGGGGCACTCACTGCTGCCAAGCAGAAGACACAACAACCCAACAACATGGAGGGCTTCTGTTACCTCTGAGGATGATGGAAAAAGAAGGTTCAAGGGAAGGACTaaaaaaagacaggatggaGAATAAGAGACTGTTTCACAGTACATCACACATGAACAGAGCAAAAGTTAGATATATTGTAGAGTGA
- the LOC114450726 gene encoding chromatin complexes subunit BAP18-like isoform X1, with amino-acid sequence MTSASTKVGEIFSAAGAAFTKLGELTMQLHPVADSSPAGSQTKSTMKRKLYEDSTLSTSCDGPKKVIKKATTVVARVTQDTPAAMSVSTAQVVVTSALQGPSSQPLLKKQKTADVTLSALNDSDVNSDLVDIEGLGEGSNSKKLNFDQDTLNLDSSLIMNPSDLPLLSR; translated from the exons ATGACCTCAGCTTCCACCAAA GTTGGGGAAATCTTCTCTGCAGCTGGCGCTGCTTTCACCAAACTGGGAGAACTGACCATGCAGCTTCACCCAGTGGCAGACTCCAGTCCTGCagg CAGTCAAACAAAGAGCACAATGAAGAGAAAGCTGTATGAAGACAGCACTCTGTCCACCTCCTGTGATGGCCCCAAAAAGGTCATCAAGAAAGCCACCACTGTTGTTGCCAGGGTGACACAGGACACTCCAGCTGCCATGTCAGTGTCCACGGCACAGGTGGTGGTGACATCAGCACTGCAGGGTCCCTCAAGCCAGCCCCTCCTGAAGAAACAAAAGACTGCAG ATGTAACCCTCAGCGCTCTGAATGATTCAGATGTCAACAGTGATCTTGTGGACATCGAGGGACTTGGTGAGGGATCCAACTCAAAAAAACTAAACTTTGATCAAG ATACCCTCAACCTGGACTCCAGCCTCATCATGAACCCAAGTgacctccctcttctctctcgcTGA
- the LOC114450727 gene encoding ribonuclease kappa-like: protein MRGLICGPKLAACGIVLSVWGVIMLAMLGIFFTVHSAGLIEDVPLTENDFDPNTNSIQKIYELYNKVGYNCFIAAAVYVFVGGFSCCQMKLNKKKEYLVQ, encoded by the exons ATGCGGGGGCTAATCTGTGGACCTAAACTCGCAGCGTGCGGGATTGTGTTGAGCGTGTGGGGGGTGATCATGttg gCCATGCTGGGGATTTTCTTCACAGTGCACTCAGCAGGTTTAATTGAAGATGTGCCACTGACAGAAAACGACTTTGATCCAAA CACCAACTCTATTCAGAAAATCTACGAATTGTACAACAAGGTGGGTTACAACTGCTTCATAGCAGCTGCTGTGTACGTCTTCGTCGGTGGATTCTCCTGCTGCCAGATGAAGCTTAACAAGAAGAAG GAGTACCTTGTGCAGTAG